A stretch of the Vibrio aphrogenes genome encodes the following:
- a CDS encoding ferredoxin reductase family protein encodes MDNKGLYVQAIILLNLISITAFYLQFPLVGRLKHLPLFNQIDWSVAKHKTVGYWIGGIFFLHPFLIMAPKLLLSPSDGWLALRTTITAPELLTGLIAWVLLAVWVIFSALKNKLAMRYEIWRFFHSLGFIVITILATIHITSVGSHGQLQQAFNTAFWVLCALSISGTIYNYAIKPAKLSQSPFEVTALKKVSTTDWQLTITPKNNTDFHFEAGQFVWINTHPSAYHLDYHPFSIASSVNELPNLSFIIRELGDYTQQLDTLSVGQTVYVDGPFGQMNLRQTHTQKAITLIAGGAGIGPMLSLLRQLAANQDPRPIRLIYGNTRFNQISMQNEIKQLEATMPNFKQILVCNEHVPDENVHQGVISQALIHQTLFQEDLGINNKDWGIYLCGPQGMIDCVLEDLLQLNIAKNHIHFEQLSF; translated from the coding sequence ATGGATAACAAAGGGCTGTATGTGCAAGCCATTATTCTGCTTAATCTCATTAGTATCACGGCATTTTATTTACAGTTTCCATTAGTTGGACGCCTTAAACATTTGCCGCTTTTTAACCAAATAGATTGGAGTGTGGCGAAGCATAAAACGGTGGGCTATTGGATTGGTGGGATTTTCTTTTTACATCCATTTTTAATTATGGCGCCAAAATTATTATTATCCCCGTCCGATGGCTGGTTAGCGCTTCGCACCACAATCACCGCGCCTGAATTATTAACCGGCTTGATTGCTTGGGTATTATTAGCTGTCTGGGTAATCTTTTCAGCATTAAAAAATAAACTTGCTATGCGTTATGAAATTTGGCGCTTTTTTCACAGCTTAGGCTTTATTGTGATCACCATTTTAGCCACGATTCATATCACTTCCGTGGGCAGTCACGGTCAATTACAACAAGCCTTTAATACCGCCTTTTGGGTGCTATGTGCCTTGTCTATTTCCGGCACTATTTATAACTACGCCATTAAACCGGCTAAATTAAGTCAATCTCCTTTTGAAGTCACCGCGCTTAAAAAAGTCAGCACTACCGATTGGCAATTAACCATTACACCCAAAAACAACACTGACTTTCATTTTGAAGCGGGCCAATTTGTGTGGATAAACACCCACCCATCGGCCTATCACCTTGATTATCATCCATTTTCAATCGCATCGAGTGTTAATGAGCTTCCTAATCTCAGCTTTATTATTCGCGAGCTAGGAGATTACACCCAACAACTTGATACGCTTTCTGTCGGACAAACTGTTTATGTCGATGGCCCTTTTGGTCAAATGAACCTGCGTCAAACTCACACACAAAAAGCGATTACCTTGATTGCAGGTGGCGCAGGTATCGGCCCCATGCTCAGCCTTTTAAGACAACTAGCCGCTAACCAAGATCCGCGCCCAATTCGCTTAATTTATGGCAATACTCGGTTTAACCAGATCAGCATGCAAAATGAAATTAAACAATTAGAAGCCACTATGCCTAACTTTAAACAAATCTTAGTGTGTAATGAGCACGTACCTGATGAAAACGTTCATCAAGGCGTGATTAGCCAAGCACTTATCCATCAAACGCTATTCCAAGAAGATCTCGGCATTAACAATAAAGATTGGGGCATTTATTTATGTGGCCCCCAAGGCATGATTGATTGTGTTTTAGAAGATCTTCTGCAATTAAACATTGCCAAAAATCATATTCATTTTGAGCAACTGTCATTCTAA